The genomic window TTTTTACTTCCGGAAAAGCCAAGCGCTACATTGCGATCCCGATAATGCATTTGTTGTAAGAGAAGTAATGACTTCGCAAATTGGATGGGATCAGATCCGCAAGCGATGGCGATATCATCGCAGCAATGTTCTCGCTCCTCTCTCAATTTTGAGGATAAGTACCACACCATAGGATTAAAATAGTAAATCAATTCTATCACACTTTGCATTAAATTTGTCAGATAATCATTCCTACATACATGTGCCAATTCATGAAGTAATATGGCTTCGACGTCCTTTGGATCAAGTTTGTTAATCCATCCGGCAGGAAAAAGAATAATGGGTTTTAGGTGACCGATCACGATTACTGATAGGACCAGAGCAGATTCAGCAAGTTGTATTTGTTTATCTAAATTCATTCTCTTTTGAAGATTGATTTTCATAGTTTCCCAATAGTAGTCTACAGGGATCTGAAAATGTGATTTAATGTAATACACATAACTTAAACCTCCCAAAAATCTCACTAAGAAAAGAAGCATACCAATCAACCACAGGAGCATAATGAAATGAATGTTGTTGTTGATATATTGTGCAAAGGATTCAAAATAATTGAGAATGTAAGATGTTTCTTGTAGTTTAGAATCAGTCGGATCCGCTTGTAATATTGTTTCTTCAGATATTGGATTATAATTTTGAGGGTAGCTTGTTGGCACAAGGCTCATCGAAGCTGAATGTAATCGGCTTTCAAAGTTGGAGTAAATTTTGAAGAATGTGGAACAGTTGATGACGACAAAAAGTATATTGGCTGAGATCCATATTTTATATTTTAATGCAGGATTAAGTTTATTCAGAATGATGATGAGAATAGTTGTTGCCAATGCTATCAAGCTTGCCTGCCATAGAGAGTGGAGAAAAGTCCATGATAGACTATAGTATAATTTATAAATGTTGGGATTTAACGCTTCCATGTGAGTTTAATTGATCGTTGGGAAAATTATTTTTTGTTTTCCAGGGTTTCGATGAGGGTTTTGATTTGCGCCAATTCTTCTTTACTGGTTTCTTGGTTTCCTAGTAAGTTCATGACCAAGCTTGCTGCGTTCCCTCTAAACGCTTTTTCCATCAGTTTATGAACTACGGCACGTTGAGTTTCTTCTTCTCTTTGAACAGGAGAGTAGATGTGTATTCGATCTATGATCACGCGGTGCAACATTCGTTTTTCCATCATGATCTGCATGGTTTTGAGGGTGCTGGTATATCCAACTTCTCTCAACCTGTTGATTTCATCGTTGACAAATCGCACGTTCTGAGGTCCAAATTCATAGAGGATGTTGAGAATCTCCAATTCAGAATCTGTGGGTAGATTACTGTTTTCTTCGTTCATGAAAAAATTCATTTGTTGGCACAAACATACTACGATTTAATTCGTAGTCCAAATTTTTGCTACGTTTAATTTCGTAGAAAAATAAATTTATGTTTATTTAATGTATAAAGAACAGAATAACAATAATATATAGGAATATAGCCTCGGTTAAATTTTAAGCACAATGGATCTTTTACTGTTCCTAGTTGAAATTATAGAGTCGACACTGTTCTAGTTTGAGTAATTGGTTTTCTGTTAGGATAAGACTTGAAATTAAAGATTTATATTATATATATAAAAATATGTATTATAAAATGCATTGAAAAACACTATTATAAATATAATATAATTATTTAATTTTTAAAAAATTATAAACAATCATAATATGTAATTATTTTTGTGTCAGAAGATTAAATTGAACTAGTTTGACTAAAAGGGAATTTTAAAGATCCCTTTCTTGATGTTGACTTACAATGAACTGATTATTAAACTTATTGGATATGTCTCTTGAGTGCTTTTTCTACGGGCTAAATTGTATTTTCTGGCAAATGAAACTTTGCCAAAAATTGATGACAGGTACAACACGGAATTTTTGTTTCATATGTTTGATCCCAATTGTTTTCCTGTTTGTAAACCCTGATGGTATAAAAGCGGAATCAACTAACTCTAATATTGAAACACTATGTAATAACTCATTTGAGAATGCGATCAGTTTTCCTTTAGACTTTGACAAGCAGCATTCTGTAAGGCTTATGGATATTGGTGAAAGCGATTATCTTAGTTTTTCTTTCAATATTGGAGATTGTAATGTTCTACCTACCGATGTTTTACAACCGGGTTATGCTATTTATGTAAAACGGGTATACAATTCTGTAGAAGACACAGTATTGGTAATTAGAGATATAAGTGGTTTGGCTGCCAGATACAATGACCCGGCAAACTTAGCCTCAAACAGTGTGGACAATGGTCCTTACGCCCCAATTACCAGAGTGTGGAGAAGATCCCAGTTCGAAGGAAATGATTTACTTGGACTAACTTTTGATCCACGAAATAGAGAGATATATACCGCTACAGGAGTGATTTATAATAATGAAAATTTTATTTCAAATTTTGCCGGTACAGTAGATGCAAAAGTATATAAAATCAGCGCAGATGGCAATACGATTGATATTTTGGCTACTTTACCGGGCAACAAAGGTATAGGATGGATCGATATTGATACAATCCATAATCAAGTATATGCTTCCAATTTTGATGATGGCTTGATCTACGTAATTCCTTTGTCGGGAGGTCTTAATCAGACAGGTCCATTTATTACTTATTCTATTTTTCCACCGGACGAAATAAATGAAGCTTCAGCACCCACTGCGCCGGATTGGAATATGGCACCATTAGGTCAACGAATTTTTAATGTCAGCTTCAATCATCCTGAGTCGAGATTGTATTATTCTATTTGGGCCAATGACGTTGGAGGAGTTCCACCTACTACAGATTTAAATTATGTGCGTTCTGTAGAAATTGATATGTCAGGATCCATCGCAGCTTCGACTGATGTATTAGAGATAACAATACCAGTTTTGTACAATGGAACTTATAGTAATCCGGTTTCCGATATCGAATTTGATTTTTCAGGTAGCCGTATGTTGTTGGCAGAACAAGGCGTGAGTTCTGAAGTTGGACAAGGTGGTAATGCTCACAGTTCAAGAATTTTAGAATACCAAGGTTCTACTGGAAATTGGCTTGCTGAACCAACAGATAAATTTTTAATTGGTACTTGTTGTGGCGGACCTGCGGGTTATTCTGGGACTGATGCCAGAGGTGGGATTTCATTCGCACCTGGTGCGGTGTACGATGGCAATACAATAGGATCTCAAGATTTTATTATTGCGACAGCAGACGCCGTTTCTGATGATTACAATTTACCTGATCATAGAAGATGGGTTGATGGAGCTGGATTTATGCCTTCAACTGGTTCATATAGCTCGTTGCAAGTACTTGGATTGGATTTAGATGGAGATCGAACTTATCCTAACAAAGGCGCTTATGGAGATATTGAAGTTTTCACTTGCCCTTTGATCCCAGTACCTTATGATTTGGCATTGGTGAAAACTGTAAACTCAAGCGTGTCTAGTGGACCATTTCAAAATGGAAGTACAGTAAGTTTTAAAATACGTGTATATAATCAAGGAACTCAAGCTACGCAGAGTATTCTTGTGAGAGATCAGTTTCCGGCTTCGCTTGTTTTGGCAGATGCAAACTGGTCATTAATAAATCCCGGGGTTGCTGAAAGAACTATCAATACAATTATTGAACCCGGAAATTATGAAGACATCACTATTGATTTTACGGTGAATACTACTAGTGGAAGTATTACAAATTATGCAGAAATTATTTCATTGCAAGACATTTTAGGAAACTCAGTCGTTGATTCTGATTCAGATGGAAGTATTGGTGCTGGAAATGATATCAATGAATTAGACAATTATATTTATGGGATCAATTCCTCACAAGATATTGATGACATTGACCCGGCTACGATTTGGGTCGGCACTGTGGGTATAGGTAATTTAGTGTACATCGACGATAATCGCAATAATTTATTTGATTCAGGTGAAGGTATCGAAGGAGTAAAAGTTTACTTATTCAGACCGGGATTCGGTGCTGATGGAGTGATTGCAACGTCTGACGACGGCATGGTCGTGGATTCAACTGTAACTGACATCAATGGTGAGTACTCATTTCTCAATTTATCTCCGGGACGATATTATGTCCAGATACCCTATTTTGAGTTTAATAATGGAGGCCACTTGCCCCTATATTCATCAGTACCGGGAAATGGTGCGGACAATAGCATTGATGACAATGCAGATGAAAACGGAATTGATGAAAACGGAATGACAATGGGAAGCCCATTACTCATGGGTGTGAATAGTGAATTAATCACTCTTTTGCCCGGTCAAGAAAGTACATCTGAATTAGGCTTCAATGGCGGTTCCGATACTCCGGATGCTGATATAGATTACTCTGTAGATTTTGGATTTTATAGTGGAGTTGGAATTGGCAATTTAGTTTGGCTGGATTTGAACGACAACAATTTATTCGATATTGGAGAGGGAATTGGAGGAATAGCTGTCAACTTATATAGGCCAAACTATGGTCCTGATGGCATTACCGGAACCGCGGATGACAACGATATTGTCAATTCTACTTTAACAAATGGTGGTGGGCATTATTACTTTCAAAATCTGCCAAATGGCGATTATGTAGTCGAAATTCCCAGTTCAAATTTTCAAAATACATTACTCAGCTATGCTGTGAGTATTCCCGGTAATGGAGCAGACAATGGAGTCGATGATGACATTGACGAAAATGGTATAGATGAAGGTATAAGTTGGATCAATGGCGTTCGGTCTGATACAATTCATTTGCAAATAGGTACTGAACCGACTACCTCGGAGAGTGGTTCAGAGGGAAGCTTTGATCAAGACCAAGACAATAATAATGATTTAACAATTGATTTTGGCTTCAAACCCACTGTCGGATTAGGTAATGTTGTCTGGATAGATACAAACAACGATGGAGTTTATACCACCGGAGAGGGAATAAATGGAGTATTGGTAGAGTTATATCAACCCGGATTCGGGCCGGATAAAATTGCTGGTACAGCTGATGACAATGATGTCGTCAGTAGTTTTACAACGGTTGATATTGGCTTTGGCCCAGGTACATACTTTTTCCCAACCCAACCCGGTGTATTCCAGGTACGCATCCCGGCTTCCCAATTCCAATTTGGTGGCTCATTATATGGTTACTTGAGTATTCTTGCCGGCGGAGGCGATAATCAAATTGATGACAATGTAGATGAAAATGGTATTGACAACAACAACCCGGCAGCAAACGGCATCTCATCTGCATTGATCACACTAGACTATGGTACGGAACCTATAAACGAACCGGGATTTTTAAATTTTGCCGCCGGACCATTAGATTCTTATTTGGATTTTACAGTTGACTTTGGATTTTTTTATTCTCCGTGCATCATTTCGGATATTTCAATCACTGTCAACCCATGTAATCCGTCAAATAACCTATATTCTGTCGATGGCACTTTGACATTTAATAATCCGCCAGCAACAGGCACCATTACATTAACTGTGAGTGGGGGGGGATCTACTGTTTTAAATCCTCCTTTTGCAAGTCCACAAAGTTTTTCAATTACCGGTTTAAATTCAGATGGTGCAGTACATACGATTACTGCGACATTTAGTGTTGACCCAAGCTGCACGTACAATAAAGACATTACAGCACCGGTAGACTGTTCTACAGTTGTGTGTCCGGTAAAACGCTGTGCAACTGTAAAGGTAACCAAAAATTGAATCCTTCTCTTAGCAAATGGCTTTCATAACATTACTTTGGGCTGTTCCATTTGCTGTAAAAGAATAATTATGAACAAATCATGGGGATTTGAAAAATAATCATGTTGTATTCATGAGATTAAACTGAATTCCGTAATATTATATATATAATTGATATTCAATTTAATACAAATTAATTAAAAAAATATAAGAATACATATTACAAGTATTGATAATGTGTGTAATTTTGTATTCAGGAATTAATATTTGTATTAAGGTGCAAGCATCAAAGTTTATTGCTAATGACAGGTGGACCTCCTCAAATTGTGTTGTTGAGTTAGATGTTGTTGCCACAAAAGGGGCTATTACTTCTCAAATTGTTTGTAATAACAGATATTCCCCAGCTACATCGGTATAAACTTTGCCCGCACCGTGTCCTGTCAATACTTGTACTTCGGGCGATCTGGGCGGTTTAGTATTTAATGACTTTAATGTTTACAGGATTCAACAAGCTGGTGAAACATTTTGCACCGATGGTATAACTATTACCTTATTGGATTTCATTGGCAACAATTTTAGCACCACCTCGAATATTAATGGGATTTTGACAATAGCTAATCCATCGACTTTCCCAATTAGGGTTGAATTTTCAAACTTGCCTGCTTAAATTTTGACTAACGTCAGACTGTCTAAAAACTCCAATTATTCTAGCAATAATAGCCAAAAACGACGGTTTTAGGTGCATTCTAAGCGACTTTTATTTTTGCATGGACAAAAATGCGTTGAAAAATTGGTGGGCGCAAATTTGAGTTTATTGATCGATACAAATCAATTATAGCGAAATATGACAAAACGAGTCCTTCCAGGTACTTTTTGAACTCATTTTTGCCAATGATATTAATCAATCTGCATAGATTAAAGGCAGTGAACATCATGCCTACATCTGCACTTGCTCTTTTGATGGATTTTTTGGTCATAATGTAATAAAATCCCCATCGTCTTTTAATCACACCGTAAGGGTGTTCCACTATGGCTTGGCGCTTTTTATATAGCTCTGGATCATTTTCAATATTACCTTTATTCTGTTCGATGTAGGGTGCATATTCAGATCGTTCGATGATTCTTCCATTTGTTGCACTTGTGCATAAATCACGTGCTGGGCATGTCTGGCATTTGTTGGTTTTATAATGTTTAACTTTGTAATATGATCGACCTGTGTTTCGCTTATACCAATTGCCGTTTGTGGTTAATTTTCTCCACGTGGACAAGTGTATTTATCTTTATTTTCATTGTAAATAAATTGATCATAATTATAATTCGGATCGGGTGCAAATGATGATACACCTGGTATGGCTACCATGGGATTTATACCCATCGTGCAGGCAGTTTTTAGTTCTGATCCGGTGTGATATCCTTTGTCGTAAAGTGCTGTAAAATCTGTATGGCCTAAGATGATTTTTTGTCCTGCGAAGCATACCACCCATTGCCTTGCTGTCGTTTTCGTTGGTAACTTTATAATCTACTAGCAGACAATGTTTTGCATCCACTGTGGTTTGAACATTATAGCCTACTTCTGTAATGTTATTGCGTGTGATGAGTTGACGACTATCAGGATCGCTAGTCGATACTTGGACTTCACCGGTTTGCTCTAATTGTTCTGTGAGATGATTATAAAATTCCTTTCGATTATTGTGCTTTTCTATTTGATTTTGTATGATGGCTTTATTGTCAACATCAGCATTTTCTAATGCTTCATTGTATTCATTTAATTTGTTATCAATATATGCTAAATGCCTTTCTATTTTCTTAGGGTTGTAATTATTTTTTTTGGAGTTTTGTGCCCGTAATTTTGTGCTGTCGCCTGCGATCAATTTACCGCCGATAAGATCAAACATTTTTGCAATACTGACTGTGTATTGAAATACTTTGCGAATAGCTTTCTCATTATCTCTCCTGAAGTTTGAAATAGTGTTATGATCTGGTGCCAACTCTTTCAATAGCCACATCACTTCGATGTTTCTGTGACACTCTTTTTCGAGTACTCTTGATGATCGCATCGAATTTAAATATCCATAGATATATAATTTCAAAAAATCCTTTGGATTATAAGATGGTCGTCCTTCGGTGTTTGCGTTTTACGATAAATTTGAAGTCTTCCAAGTTGATCGATTCAACGAATAAATCAATAATCCCTTACTTCATTATCCTCATCGACTAGATCATCCAAACACTTCGGAAAAAGTAATCCTTGATTTCGATTATTTCCTTGTATGTATTGCATACATAAATATACGAAATAATCAAAATGTGGCTATTTTTTTTAATAAAATATCGATTTAGTTTTTAGACAGTTTGACGGTTGGCACTGGCGACGGACGCAGCATTAGCAAGTCTGTCCGTCCAGTGCATTGTTAGTGGATGTTTTTCATTCGGTTTACTGCTTCTGTGTATTCGATATATACAATTCCATCGTAAGATAAAGCTAAATTAATCTTTGTGTATCTGCCCATACATCCTTTTTGACCAAAACAGCCCATGATGTCGGAAACTGTCTGCTTTTTAAAAAACCAATCCGGTTTTGAACCGCTCAAATCAAGTAAACAATCTTTACCTACAAAATTTGAGAGGAGATTTCCCATTGTACCCTTTTTTGCAGGTGTAATTGTCAATTCTCTGAAAATAACTTCTTCATCTACAATATCAAATCCTAAAATTTTTCCTTCGTTGAATTCGTAACCAATGGCATAATATTTAGTGCCAAGATTAAGTTTTAACCAATAACCCATATCTTTTTCTCTTGGATTTGCGGTTATATGCCCATTGTGGGCTGAAAGCACCATTTTTATATTATTACCTTCAATTTCAAGTATGTGTTGGACATTATCTGCCATAAATCTTGCACGATTTAATCCATTCTGATTTTCACCATTTCTTTCAGTATCACAAAAGTATTTCAAATTGTTCAATACAGTTAAAGATGTCTTTTTGAAAGTCGTATCCTGGTCTGAATCGGAAATTCTCGTAGCAAATGAAGTTATAAAATTCGACAATAGCGGATATATTCGTTGAGCTAATTGCTTGTCTCGTATGCGTTGCAGCTGCAATAAATCTTCTAACAATGAAAGTTCTTCGTAGTTGAAATTATATCCAATGATATGACTGACGGATTTCAAATAATCTACACTCCCCTTTCGACATTTGACAGTCAAAACCGTAAAACTTTATTTGCACTTGATGACTTGTTCATATTATATGCTCTCATCCACTCAATAAGCTTTACAAATTCTTCAATTTGCCAAACACCATAATTAAGGTTTATTAGGCTTTCTTTTGCACTTCCTTGTCCATATAGGATATATTGATTAATTTTTAATGCTTCTGAAAAGCCTGCTTCCAATGCGAAAATTTTATAACCTTCATTTTCAACAAGCCATTTAAAACTGTTGATTTTATGTTCAAAAAAACTCCTTTGACCATGAGATGCTTCACCAAATCCAATGATTTGCACTTCTGGTTTCAAGATAATTGAGCTCATCCCATAGGTGCTATCAATCTTTTTGTAATTCTGTTTTACCCAATTCTCTATTGGGTGTATCTGACCATATACACTTTGAATTAAAAAAAATAATATTATTCCAAAGGTTGCCTTCATTTTAATATCCACTAACGGCAGACTGTGAAAATACCATATTTTTTGTTTTCAACTGCATAAATCACCCGGTAAAATTTCATATAACCGAATTTTAGACATGATACAGGCAATATTTTTATAGACCGCCGAGTAGGTTACAAAAAAATAAGAGCTCCCACAGGCTTAAAACAAGCCAATTTTGAGAAAAATTAGGGTCTTTCTTGTAAGGAGAAACCCAATTTCTCAATTTTTCGATAAGCATCGGAACCCCTAGTATAGAGAAACATCGTTTGATGTTGTATACAAGCATTATTAAACTGTGTTCACCATTGACTTTTACTAATCCTTTAAGGTTGGTGTAATAATATCCCCATTTTCTTTTTATGGTACCAAAGATATGCTCATTAATTTCTTGTCTCTTACGGTACAATACTGCATTGTCTTTATAGCGTTTATTGTTCTCTTCTACCGCAGAAGCAAATTCACTTCTCTCTATTTCTCTGCCTCCACTTGCTCTACCTGTACAGAGATGTTTTACCGGACATGTTTTACAGTCGGGTGTTCGGTATTTTTTAAATCTATAACTGTTATGATTATCTCTTGATTTTTTATGCCAGGAACCTGTTGTATTTAAAATATTTCCTTGTGGGCATGTATAACAATCGCTTTCTTCATCATAAATGAAATTGGTTACTACGTAATCTGGTGTAGTTCCATGTGTGTTGCTATTCACTATTTCAGAAGGTGCAACGATTGTAACAATATTTGCATCTTTGCATTGCTGAATTTCTCGCCCATTGTGATAGCCTTTATCTAGAATAGCAATAAAATTATCTGCAGCTAAATTTGCTTTTGCTTCGAGTGCGATATCGGTTAAGGCATTCCTGTCATTGCGATTTATGGTATGAGTGGCAATGACCAATTTATGTTTTTCATCAACCGCAGTTTGGACATTGTAACATACCTCCACGACTTGTCCATGAACCAACAATGCTCTGGAATCCGGATCAGTAGTACTTATCTGTGGTTCGTTTGTAGTAAGGAGTTGTTCCTGAAGAATTTCATACTTAATTTTGTTCTTCTTAAGTCTATTTATTTTTTCTTGAATGTCAGAAACTTTGATTAAGTCGTCCTGGGAATCATTTTGTTCAAGTAGATTGATGTATTCTGTACTTTTCTCTTCAATATAGGCTAAATGTCTCTCAATTTTCTTTTGATTGTAATTATTCTTTTGCTGTTGTGGGCTCTTGACTTTGTGCCATCAATAGCAACAACTTGTCCACTGACTAAATCGATATCCTTCAAAAAGGAAACAAATAATTTGAACACGTTTTTTTAATGCTTTAGGATTGTCTTTCTGAAATCAGCAATGGTATGATAATTTGGTTTCAAGCCTAATGTTAACCACTGAAGTTCGATATTGCGACAGCATTCGGTTTCTAATCGGCGACTACTTCTCAAACCATTTAAATAGCCATACAAATAAATTCTAAGAAGTGTAGCAGATTCAAAACTAGGTCGACCCTCATTCTTTAAAGTCTTTACTTCAAATCCAAGTTTTAACAAATCTAATTGCTCTACAAATGCGTCAATAAATCGAACGGGATTATCCTGTCCTATTGAGTCTTCCAATGAACTCATCTGCATTTGTAATCTTGGTATGCCGGTAACATGATTCATAATGTATAAAAATACACATTACAATTAATATTGCCACGATTTATTTATATTAATTTTTTGGGAGTTTTTTCACAACCTGACGGTACGCCAGCCATTAGCGCTGATGATTGGTTCACCTTGACGGTGACAGGCACAGTCACTGATGGAAGTGGAACTTATGTCGTAAAAATAGGAGCCTATACCAGTCCTGGCACTCCTAGTGGCATGCCCATAAGCATTACAGGAAATGGCCAAGGAGGGAATCCATTGTTACAAGCCAACGGAAGCAGCACTTATACCATCAGAATAGAAGACTCAAGCGACAGCACATGTTTCAGTTCCATATCTGTTGGGCCGGTACTGGCTTGTAGTAACTGCACGGATCCAAACTGTTTTAATGTCACGAAACAGATTATTAGATAGCTAATAATGAGTGGTTTATACATTTAAAATATTAAATATATAGACATATTATAAAAATATATAATATGTATTTACATTTGGGTCGTCTTTATCTCCATCCCTCTCAGTAAATTTTAATGGATCAAAAGAGTATTTAATTATATTTTTATGTATTAC from Saprospiraceae bacterium includes these protein-coding regions:
- a CDS encoding erythromycin esterase family protein — translated: MTVKCRKGSVDYLKSVSHIIGYNFNYEELSLLEDLLQLQRIRDKQLAQRIYPLLSNFITSFATRISDSDQDTTFKKTSLTVLNNLKYFCDTERNGENQNGLNRARFMADNVQHILEIEGNNIKMVLSAHNGHITANPREKDMGYWLKLNLGTKYYAIGYEFNEGKILGFDIVDEEVIFRELTITPAKKGTMGNLLSNFVGKDCLLDLSGSKPDWFFKKQTVSDIMGCFGQKGCMGRYTKINLALSYDGIVYIEYTEAVNRMKNIH
- a CDS encoding erythromycin esterase family protein gives rise to the protein MKATFGIILFFLIQSVYGQIHPIENWVKQNYKKIDSTYGMSSIILKPEVQIIGFGEASHGQRSFFEHKINSFKWLVENEGYKIFALEAGFSEALKINQYILYGQGSAKESLINLNYGVWQIEEFVKLIEWMRAYNMNKSSSANKVLRF
- a CDS encoding BlaI/MecI/CopY family transcriptional regulator, encoding MNEENSNLPTDSELEILNILYEFGPQNVRFVNDEINRLREVGYTSTLKTMQIMMEKRMLHRVIIDRIHIYSPVQREEETQRAVVHKLMEKAFRGNAASLVMNLLGNQETSKEELAQIKTLIETLENKK